In Jatrophihabitans endophyticus, one DNA window encodes the following:
- a CDS encoding acetoacetate decarboxylase family protein gives MSTPYPSEPWDLRGRLDLSLFLVPAADLPDDLPDGWRAVRLARWAVVATAWVRYEPPGVLSYREVMAVVLARRGARVRPTIVRIWVDSEASLAGGRALWGIPKQLASFDFTGDARAARDDDGRITAGTVRDRLRLPGRWPVRFSIVQQLDDAPTTSPVRARGGLTVTTTRLAAAPAGPLAFLAGHRPWLSLTLRDFVMTFGR, from the coding sequence GTGAGCACGCCCTACCCGTCCGAGCCGTGGGACCTGCGCGGCCGACTCGATCTCTCGCTGTTCCTCGTCCCCGCCGCGGACCTGCCCGACGACCTGCCCGACGGCTGGCGGGCGGTGCGGCTCGCCCGGTGGGCCGTCGTCGCGACGGCGTGGGTGCGCTACGAGCCGCCCGGCGTGCTCAGCTACCGCGAGGTCATGGCGGTGGTGCTGGCCCGGCGCGGCGCGCGGGTGCGGCCGACGATCGTGCGCATCTGGGTCGACAGCGAGGCCTCGCTGGCGGGCGGCCGCGCACTGTGGGGCATCCCGAAGCAGCTCGCGTCCTTCGACTTCACCGGGGACGCGCGGGCCGCCCGCGACGACGACGGCCGGATCACCGCCGGCACGGTGCGCGACCGGCTGCGGCTGCCGGGCCGGTGGCCGGTCCGGTTCTCGATCGTGCAACAGCTCGACGACGCGCCGACGACGAGCCCGGTCCGCGCCCGCGGCGGGCTCACCGTGACGACGACCCGCCTCGCCGCCGCGCCCGCCGGCCCGCTCGCCTTCCTTGCCGGTCACCGTCCGTGGCTGTCGCTCACGCTCCGCGACTTCGTGATGACCTTCGGCCGCTGA
- a CDS encoding AAA family ATPase encodes MTQPSPSDPVFVAFCDAGLWPGLGKRLAGELAGAGITGPGDVTTAALTALPKVGPQRAGRLLSSFIAAGPALEVAGLLVPAGVDARLAGRAVDLLGPAAPRLLRDDPWRLLAVTGVTPDDADRVARVAVPGVARDDARRARALVGWVLAGQARDGHTVDAREDVEGSLAAFGSGDASAAVDAAVEAASVVEADDGTLGLARYAEAEDGIAQGIARLLATAEPIAAGGKRTRNAGGLDAVQLSAVTAALGGGVTVLTGGPGTGKSRTVATLVALAEAAGRTVALAAPTGRAAKRLEELCDSPASTLHRLLGAQPRQAGDGVSFDGGFTRGEDWPLDEDVVVVDEASMLDVELADALLTACADGTHLVLVGDAAQLPSIGPGRVLGDLIDSGTVPVTELTTLYRQHEGGTIARLATAVRGGELAAVDDPTHEVVVVPTRGSTEAAHRVVQLVTDSIPRALSIPAASVQVVTPVHRGPAGTQALNAALKAALNPGTGRRRFDPGDRVVATANHLEAEPAGYANGEVGTVSAVGDDPTSGAVTVEFASGPAEVKGKALGDLVHGWAITVHRAQGSEFPAVVVVLPPEAGRLLSRPLVYTALTRAQQHLSVVHAAGPAVARAVRQVGALPRRTRLVPLLREYVGEAR; translated from the coding sequence CTGACCCAGCCGAGCCCGTCCGACCCGGTCTTCGTCGCGTTCTGCGACGCCGGCCTCTGGCCGGGGCTGGGCAAGCGGCTGGCCGGCGAGCTCGCCGGCGCCGGCATCACCGGGCCCGGCGACGTCACCACCGCCGCGCTGACCGCGCTGCCGAAGGTGGGCCCGCAGCGCGCGGGGCGGTTGCTCTCGTCCTTCATCGCGGCCGGGCCGGCGCTGGAGGTCGCCGGCCTGCTCGTCCCGGCCGGGGTGGACGCCCGGCTCGCGGGCCGCGCCGTGGACCTGCTCGGCCCGGCGGCGCCGCGGCTGCTGCGCGACGACCCGTGGCGCCTGCTGGCGGTGACGGGCGTGACCCCGGACGACGCCGACCGGGTGGCGCGGGTCGCCGTCCCCGGTGTCGCCCGCGACGATGCGCGCCGGGCCCGCGCGCTGGTGGGCTGGGTGCTCGCCGGGCAGGCCCGCGACGGGCACACGGTGGACGCCCGCGAAGACGTGGAGGGCTCGCTCGCCGCGTTCGGCTCGGGTGACGCGTCGGCCGCCGTCGACGCCGCGGTCGAGGCCGCGAGCGTCGTCGAGGCCGACGACGGCACGCTCGGCCTGGCCCGCTACGCCGAGGCCGAGGACGGCATCGCGCAGGGCATCGCCCGGCTGCTCGCGACCGCCGAGCCGATCGCGGCCGGCGGCAAGCGGACCCGGAACGCAGGTGGGCTCGACGCCGTCCAGCTGTCGGCGGTGACGGCCGCGCTCGGCGGCGGCGTCACCGTGCTCACCGGCGGCCCGGGCACCGGCAAGAGCCGCACCGTGGCCACGCTCGTCGCCCTGGCCGAGGCCGCGGGCCGGACCGTCGCCCTCGCGGCACCGACCGGTCGGGCCGCGAAGCGCCTCGAGGAGCTGTGCGACTCCCCCGCGTCCACGCTGCACCGGCTGCTGGGCGCGCAGCCGCGGCAGGCCGGTGACGGGGTGAGCTTCGACGGCGGGTTCACCCGGGGCGAGGACTGGCCGCTCGACGAGGACGTCGTCGTGGTCGACGAGGCCTCGATGCTCGACGTCGAGCTGGCCGATGCGCTGCTCACCGCCTGCGCGGACGGCACGCACCTGGTCCTGGTCGGCGACGCCGCCCAGCTGCCCTCGATCGGGCCGGGCCGGGTGCTGGGCGACCTCATCGACTCGGGCACCGTCCCGGTGACCGAGCTGACGACGCTCTACCGGCAGCATGAGGGCGGCACCATCGCGCGGCTGGCCACGGCGGTGCGCGGCGGGGAGCTCGCCGCGGTCGACGACCCCACGCACGAGGTCGTCGTCGTCCCGACCCGTGGCTCGACCGAGGCCGCGCACCGGGTGGTGCAGCTCGTCACCGACTCCATCCCGCGGGCGCTGTCGATCCCGGCCGCGTCGGTGCAGGTCGTCACGCCGGTGCACCGCGGCCCGGCCGGGACGCAGGCCCTCAACGCCGCGCTCAAGGCCGCGCTGAACCCGGGCACGGGCCGGCGCCGCTTCGACCCGGGCGACCGCGTCGTCGCGACCGCCAACCACCTCGAGGCCGAGCCCGCGGGCTACGCCAACGGCGAGGTCGGCACGGTGTCGGCCGTCGGCGACGACCCCACCAGCGGCGCGGTGACCGTCGAGTTCGCCTCCGGACCGGCCGAGGTCAAGGGCAAGGCGCTCGGCGACCTCGTCCACGGCTGGGCCATCACCGTGCACCGGGCGCAGGGCTCGGAGTTCCCCGCCGTCGTCGTGGTGCTGCCGCCCGAGGCGGGCCGGCTGCTGTCGCGGCCGCTGGTCTACACCGCGCTGACCCGTGCCCAGCAGCATCTCTCCGTCGTCCACGCCGCCGGCCCGGCCGTCGCCCGCGCCGTGCGGCAGGTCGGCGCGCTCCCCCGCCGCACCCGCCTCGTCCCGTTGCTGCGCGAGTACGTCGGGGAGGCACGGTGA
- a CDS encoding aldo/keto reductase has protein sequence MKQRTVGTSGLRVSHLGVGTWRWGRETDADEAAAILVAFLDAGGTLVDTAVSYADGAAEEILAGLLADVVPREELVLAGKAGLRFEDGQGVVDNSRGRLLGDLDRSLRRLGVDHLDLWQVHVPDPHVAVEETLSALDTAVESGKVRYVGVSNFSGWRTAQAATLQAAKPAFAPIVSNQVRYSLLARGVERDVVPACLGLGVGVLPYSPLGGGALTGKYRTGIPADSRAAAGTRHLADLDDPATVGVVEAVATAAEGLATSPLAISLAWVRDRPGVAAPIIGPRTLGQLTAALAAETLDLPPAIRSALDDVSAPRLQYPETVS, from the coding sequence GTGAAGCAACGCACGGTGGGCACGAGCGGGCTTCGGGTGTCCCACCTCGGCGTGGGCACCTGGCGGTGGGGCCGCGAGACCGACGCCGACGAGGCCGCGGCGATCCTGGTCGCCTTCCTCGACGCCGGCGGCACGCTGGTCGACACCGCGGTGTCGTACGCCGACGGCGCGGCGGAGGAGATCCTGGCCGGCCTGCTGGCCGATGTCGTCCCCCGCGAGGAGCTCGTGCTCGCAGGCAAGGCCGGGCTGCGCTTCGAGGACGGCCAGGGGGTCGTGGACAACTCCCGCGGCCGGCTGCTCGGCGACCTCGACCGGTCGCTGCGCCGGCTCGGCGTGGACCATCTCGACCTCTGGCAGGTCCACGTGCCGGATCCGCACGTCGCCGTCGAGGAGACGCTCTCGGCGCTCGACACCGCGGTCGAGTCGGGCAAGGTGCGCTACGTCGGCGTCTCCAACTTCTCGGGCTGGCGCACCGCGCAGGCGGCCACACTGCAGGCGGCCAAACCCGCCTTCGCGCCGATCGTGTCCAACCAGGTGCGCTACTCGCTGCTCGCCCGCGGCGTCGAGCGCGACGTCGTCCCGGCCTGCCTGGGTCTCGGCGTCGGCGTCCTGCCGTACTCCCCGCTCGGCGGGGGCGCGCTCACCGGCAAGTACCGCACCGGCATCCCGGCCGACTCGCGGGCCGCGGCGGGCACGCGCCACCTCGCCGATCTGGACGACCCCGCCACGGTCGGTGTCGTCGAGGCCGTCGCGACCGCCGCCGAGGGGCTCGCGACCTCGCCGCTCGCGATCTCGCTGGCCTGGGTGCGCGACCGTCCCGGCGTGGCCGCCCCCATCATCGGCCCGCGCACCCTGGGCCAGCTGACCGCCGCGCTCGCCGCCGAGACGCTGGACCTGCCACCGGCGATCCGCTCGGCGCTCGACGACGTCAGCGCGCCGCGGCTCCAGTACCCGGAGACGGTGTCCTGA
- a CDS encoding LLM class F420-dependent oxidoreductase — protein sequence MRLGLNVGYWGLGGDSSQDLALVQEAERLGYSVVWVAEAYGSDAVTVLTWIAAQTSTIDVGSAILQIPARTPTMTAMTAATLDSLSGGRFRLGLGVSGPQVSEGWHGVRFAKPLARTREYVDIVRLALARERVEYHGATYELPLPDGPGKALHLMLHPTREDLPLYLAAIGPRNLELAGEIADGWLPVFFAPAHADQLLDRVAAGRAKAGRDLDGFDVAATVPLVVGDDATACADPVRGYAALYVGGMGSREQNFYNALAGRMGFEDAAATVQELYLAREYDAAAAAVPVEFIDGTSLLGPVERIADRMVEFAEAGVTTLSVAPYGATHEERVAALRGAAEALDRSGTAGA from the coding sequence GTGCGCCTCGGACTCAACGTCGGTTACTGGGGTCTCGGCGGCGACAGCAGCCAGGATCTCGCCCTCGTCCAGGAGGCCGAGCGCCTCGGCTACTCGGTGGTGTGGGTCGCCGAGGCCTACGGCTCGGACGCCGTCACCGTCCTCACCTGGATCGCCGCGCAGACCTCGACCATCGACGTCGGCAGCGCGATCCTGCAGATCCCGGCCCGCACGCCGACGATGACCGCGATGACCGCCGCCACCCTCGACAGCCTCTCCGGCGGCCGGTTCCGGCTCGGGCTCGGCGTGTCCGGACCGCAGGTGTCCGAGGGGTGGCACGGCGTCCGCTTCGCCAAGCCGCTCGCCCGCACCCGCGAGTACGTCGACATCGTGCGATTGGCGCTCGCCCGCGAACGGGTCGAGTACCACGGCGCCACGTACGAGCTCCCGCTGCCCGACGGTCCCGGCAAGGCGCTGCACCTGATGCTGCACCCGACGCGCGAGGACCTCCCGCTCTACCTCGCCGCCATCGGGCCCCGCAATCTCGAGCTCGCCGGCGAGATCGCCGACGGCTGGCTGCCGGTGTTCTTCGCCCCGGCGCACGCCGACCAGCTCCTCGACCGTGTCGCCGCCGGCCGGGCCAAGGCCGGGCGGGACCTCGATGGCTTCGACGTCGCCGCCACCGTGCCGCTCGTCGTCGGCGACGACGCGACCGCGTGCGCCGACCCCGTGCGCGGGTACGCCGCCCTGTACGTGGGGGGCATGGGCAGCCGCGAGCAGAACTTCTACAACGCGCTGGCCGGCCGCATGGGATTCGAGGACGCCGCGGCGACGGTGCAGGAGCTCTACCTCGCCCGCGAGTACGACGCGGCGGCCGCCGCCGTCCCCGTGGAGTTCATCGACGGGACGTCGCTGCTCGGCCCGGTCGAGCGCATCGCCGACCGGATGGTCGAATTCGCCGAGGCGGGCGTCACGACGCTCTCGGTCGCCCCCTACGGCGCGACCCACGAGGAACGGGTCGCCGCGCTGCGTGGTGCGGCCGAAGCCCTCGACCGCTCGGGCACGGCCGGCGCATGA
- a CDS encoding undecaprenyl-diphosphate phosphatase produces MNPFQGVVLGIVQGLTEFLPISSTAHLRIVPALFGWEDPGTAFTAVIQLGTMLAIVVYFWRELLHITVAWFRGFWDRSVRGSLEYKMGWYLILATVPIGVLGLIFDHQISTGARNLWVISVTLIALALVLLGAEKVSTRRRGEEQITTTDAIVVGSAQALSLIPGASRSGTTITAGLFRGLTREAAARFSFLLSVPAVVLSGLYELKDVGNDGPGLGVTGLAVVFAFVVGLASIAWLMKWLARHSTFVFIYYRIALGVLLIVLLSTGVLDPT; encoded by the coding sequence ATGAACCCGTTCCAGGGTGTCGTCCTCGGCATCGTCCAGGGACTGACGGAGTTCCTGCCGATCTCGTCCACCGCTCACCTGCGCATCGTCCCCGCGCTGTTCGGCTGGGAGGACCCGGGCACCGCCTTCACCGCCGTCATCCAGCTGGGCACGATGCTCGCCATCGTCGTGTACTTCTGGCGCGAGCTGCTGCACATCACCGTCGCCTGGTTCCGCGGCTTCTGGGACCGCTCGGTGCGGGGGTCGCTCGAGTACAAGATGGGCTGGTACCTGATCCTGGCCACCGTGCCCATCGGCGTCCTCGGGCTGATCTTCGACCACCAGATATCGACCGGCGCCCGCAACCTGTGGGTCATCTCGGTCACGCTCATCGCCCTCGCCCTCGTGCTGCTGGGGGCGGAGAAGGTGAGCACCCGGCGGCGGGGCGAGGAGCAGATCACCACGACGGACGCGATCGTGGTCGGCTCGGCCCAGGCGCTGTCGCTGATCCCCGGGGCGTCACGCTCGGGGACGACCATCACCGCCGGGCTGTTCCGCGGCCTCACCCGCGAGGCCGCCGCCCGCTTCTCCTTCCTGCTGTCGGTGCCGGCGGTGGTGCTCTCCGGGCTCTACGAGCTCAAGGACGTCGGCAACGACGGCCCCGGGCTCGGCGTCACCGGTCTCGCCGTCGTCTTCGCGTTCGTGGTCGGGCTGGCGTCGATCGCCTGGCTGATGAAGTGGCTCGCCCGGCACAGCACGTTCGTGTTCATCTACTACCGCATCGCGCTCGGGGTGCTGCTCATCGTGCTGCTCTCGACCGGCGTCCTGGACCCGACGTGA
- a CDS encoding histidine phosphatase family protein, protein MPTVLLVRHGLTKMTGPVLAGRTPGVHLDERGQRQAATLAERAASLPLAAVVTSPLERCVETAGAIRDAQQGQRARRTPLGWHVDDRFIECGYGDWTGKPIRELAKDPLWKTVQAQPSAVRFPNGEALADMSARAVAGVRDWDGRIAEEYGPDAVWVACSHGDVIKAIVADALGLHLDQYQRIVPDPCSVSIVRYTATRPYVVRVNDTGGDLAGFAPPKRRRRTKAADDATVGGGAGGGSV, encoded by the coding sequence ATGCCCACCGTCCTGCTCGTCCGGCACGGACTCACCAAGATGACCGGACCGGTGCTCGCCGGCCGCACGCCCGGCGTGCACCTGGACGAGCGCGGGCAGCGGCAGGCGGCCACCCTCGCCGAGCGCGCGGCGTCGCTGCCGCTCGCCGCCGTCGTCACGAGCCCCCTCGAACGGTGCGTCGAGACCGCCGGCGCGATCCGCGACGCGCAGCAGGGGCAGCGTGCTCGCCGGACGCCGCTCGGCTGGCACGTCGACGACCGGTTCATCGAGTGCGGCTACGGCGACTGGACCGGCAAGCCGATCCGCGAGCTCGCCAAGGACCCGCTCTGGAAGACCGTCCAGGCGCAGCCGTCGGCCGTCCGGTTCCCGAACGGCGAGGCGCTGGCGGACATGTCGGCGCGCGCCGTTGCGGGCGTACGCGACTGGGACGGACGCATCGCCGAGGAGTACGGCCCCGACGCCGTCTGGGTCGCCTGCAGCCACGGCGACGTGATCAAGGCGATCGTCGCGGACGCGCTCGGGCTGCATCTCGACCAGTACCAGCGGATCGTGCCCGACCCGTGCTCGGTGTCGATCGTGCGCTACACCGCGACGCGGCCGTACGTCGTCCGCGTCAACGACACCGGCGGGGACCTCGCCGGTTTCGCACCGCCCAAGCGGCGACGTCGCACCAAGGCCGCCGACGACGCCACGGTGGGCGGCGGCGCCGGCGGCGGGTCGGTGTGA
- a CDS encoding DUF3090 domain-containing protein, giving the protein MMRQLHVFDRPSRFVAGTVGQPGDRAFYLQAVDGARVVSVALEKQQVEVLADRLEQLLDDIVERTGTALPADETDTEALDQPIDEEFRVAAMGLAWDGDTGLVVIEAQAPVDEPEVAEETLLEDVEDGPDALRVLIEPTTARAFVERARRLVSAGRPPCPLCGQPLTPSGHVCARLNGYRRGVSLNP; this is encoded by the coding sequence ATCATGCGCCAGCTCCACGTCTTCGACCGTCCCAGCCGCTTCGTGGCGGGCACCGTCGGCCAGCCCGGCGACCGCGCCTTCTACCTGCAAGCCGTCGACGGCGCCCGGGTCGTCTCGGTCGCGCTGGAGAAGCAGCAGGTCGAGGTCCTCGCCGACCGGCTCGAGCAGCTGCTCGACGACATCGTCGAGCGCACCGGGACGGCGCTACCGGCCGACGAGACCGACACCGAGGCGCTCGACCAGCCGATCGACGAGGAGTTCCGCGTCGCGGCGATGGGGCTGGCCTGGGACGGCGACACCGGCCTGGTGGTCATCGAGGCCCAGGCGCCGGTCGACGAGCCCGAGGTCGCCGAGGAGACCCTGCTCGAGGACGTCGAGGACGGCCCCGACGCGCTGCGCGTGCTGATCGAGCCGACCACCGCGCGCGCCTTCGTGGAGCGGGCCCGCCGGCTCGTCTCCGCGGGCCGCCCGCCGTGCCCGCTGTGCGGTCAGCCCCTCACCCCGTCGGGTCACGTCTGCGCCCGGCTGAACGGTTACCGGCGTGGCGTCTCACTGAACCCGTGA
- a CDS encoding SCO1664 family protein, whose translation MTDGLTPALPLGTDGDGVTVADAVQLLSTGELAIEGRVMDASNATFYCGVVAGERRAACVYKPVAGERPLWDFPDGTLAEREVAAYEVSAATGWGIVPPTVYREGPAGPGMVQLWIDVDETVDVGRLMRRRDLERLRHIAVFDAVVNNSDRKGGHLLPTPAGDVFGIDHGVTFSVEDKLRTVLWQWAGAKLPPEARTVLARLATELDGELGERLGELLTRREVRQTRARVHRLLSAGRHPEPHGDWPAVPWPPI comes from the coding sequence GTGACCGACGGACTCACCCCCGCGCTGCCGCTCGGGACCGACGGGGACGGCGTCACCGTCGCCGACGCGGTGCAGCTGCTCTCGACCGGTGAGCTCGCCATCGAGGGGCGCGTCATGGACGCGTCCAACGCCACCTTCTACTGCGGTGTCGTGGCCGGCGAGCGGCGCGCGGCCTGCGTCTACAAGCCCGTCGCCGGAGAGCGGCCGCTGTGGGACTTCCCCGACGGCACGCTCGCCGAGCGCGAGGTGGCCGCCTACGAGGTGTCGGCGGCGACCGGCTGGGGGATCGTCCCCCCGACGGTCTACCGGGAGGGCCCGGCCGGGCCCGGCATGGTGCAGCTGTGGATCGACGTCGACGAGACCGTGGACGTCGGCCGGCTCATGCGCCGGCGCGACCTCGAGCGGCTGCGCCACATCGCGGTCTTCGACGCCGTGGTCAACAACTCCGACCGCAAGGGTGGCCACCTGCTGCCGACGCCCGCGGGCGACGTGTTCGGCATCGACCACGGCGTGACCTTCTCCGTCGAGGACAAGCTGCGCACCGTCCTCTGGCAGTGGGCCGGCGCGAAGCTGCCACCCGAGGCGCGCACGGTGCTCGCCCGGCTGGCGACCGAGCTCGACGGCGAGCTGGGGGAGCGCCTGGGCGAGCTGCTCACCCGGCGCGAGGTGCGGCAGACGCGTGCGCGGGTGCACCGGCTGCTGTCCGCCGGCCGCCACCCCGAGCCGCACGGCGACTGGCCGGCGGTGCCCTGGCCGCCCATCTGA
- the mshC gene encoding cysteine--1-D-myo-inosityl 2-amino-2-deoxy-alpha-D-glucopyranoside ligase, which yields MDAWSSPAVPELAGTGPALRLFDTATGEVRETTPGPTARMYVCGITPYDATHLGHAATYLAFDLVQRVWRDAGHRVHYVQNVTDVDDPLLERAEQTGESWEALAARETRLFCEDMTALRVLAPDDFVGAVEAVPEITVAIEGLLERGAAYRLDDDVYFPVSAAAGFGRESGYDRDTMLALFGERGGDPDRAGKKDALDSLLWRGRRPDEPSWDSPLGPGRPGWHIECSVIALNRLGMAFDVQGGGSDLIFPHHEHSAAHAEALTGEEPFARFYVHAGMIGLDGEKMSKSRGNLVLVSKLRAAHIDPMAVRLALLDGHYRADREWTGGRLPAAEARLSRWRVAVGQDAGPAADAVLAQVRAALADDLDTVRALAAVDRWVESAGGEPDGPTGAATDAVGTDPDAPRLVRDLVDALLGVAL from the coding sequence ATGGACGCCTGGTCGAGCCCCGCCGTGCCCGAGCTTGCGGGCACCGGGCCGGCGCTGCGGCTGTTCGACACCGCGACCGGCGAGGTGCGCGAGACCACGCCCGGCCCGACGGCGCGCATGTACGTCTGCGGCATCACGCCCTACGACGCCACGCACCTCGGCCACGCGGCCACCTATCTGGCGTTCGACCTCGTCCAGCGCGTCTGGCGCGACGCGGGCCACCGCGTGCACTACGTCCAGAACGTGACCGACGTCGACGACCCGCTGCTCGAGCGCGCCGAGCAGACCGGCGAGAGCTGGGAGGCCCTGGCCGCCCGCGAGACGCGGCTGTTCTGCGAGGACATGACCGCGCTGCGGGTGCTCGCACCGGACGACTTCGTGGGCGCGGTCGAGGCCGTCCCGGAGATCACGGTGGCGATCGAGGGACTGCTCGAGCGCGGCGCGGCCTACCGGCTCGACGACGACGTGTACTTCCCGGTCTCGGCCGCCGCCGGTTTCGGCCGGGAGTCCGGCTACGACCGCGACACGATGCTGGCGCTCTTCGGCGAGCGCGGCGGCGACCCCGACCGGGCCGGCAAGAAGGATGCGCTCGACTCGCTGCTGTGGCGGGGCCGCCGTCCCGACGAGCCGTCGTGGGACAGCCCGCTCGGCCCCGGCCGACCCGGCTGGCACATCGAGTGCAGCGTCATCGCGCTGAACCGGCTCGGGATGGCCTTCGACGTGCAGGGCGGCGGCTCGGATCTGATCTTCCCGCACCACGAGCACTCGGCCGCGCACGCCGAGGCCCTGACCGGCGAGGAGCCGTTCGCCCGGTTCTACGTGCACGCGGGGATGATCGGGCTGGACGGCGAGAAGATGAGCAAGTCCCGCGGCAACCTGGTGCTGGTCTCCAAGCTGCGCGCGGCGCACATCGACCCGATGGCGGTGCGGCTGGCGCTGCTCGACGGGCACTACCGGGCCGACCGGGAGTGGACGGGGGGCCGGCTGCCCGCGGCCGAGGCCCGGCTGAGCCGGTGGCGGGTCGCGGTGGGGCAGGATGCCGGGCCGGCGGCGGACGCAGTGCTCGCGCAGGTCCGCGCCGCCCTCGCCGACGACCTGGACACCGTCCGCGCCCTCGCCGCGGTCGACCGCTGGGTCGAGTCCGCGGGCGGCGAGCCCGACGGCCCGACCGGAGCGGCCACCGACGCGGTCGGCACCGATCCGGACGCGCCGCGCCTGGTCCGCGACCTCGTCGACGCCCTGCTGGGCGTCGCGCTCTGA
- a CDS encoding PAC2 family protein: MSSFDRTGWPELVSPVLVAAFEGWNDAGDAASGAVEHLELVWDAQPLAELDPDDYYDFQVNRPTVSLVDGLSRRIDWPTTRLSHCRPPGAEFDLVLMHGIEPNMRWRAFCAELLGAINELDVQMVVTLGALLSDTPHTRPTSVTGSAYDPESAARYGMERSRYEGPTGIVGVLQDACVGAGIPAISFWAGVPHYVSQPPNPKATLALLQGVEEVLDVPVPLAQLPEQSADWQKLVDEMAAEDEEVVEYIRNLEERDDEIDRTEMTEASGDAIAREFERYLRRRDRGGGHAGGGSGGPSLGRD; the protein is encoded by the coding sequence GTGAGCTCGTTCGACCGGACCGGCTGGCCCGAGCTCGTCTCTCCCGTCCTGGTGGCGGCCTTCGAGGGGTGGAACGACGCGGGCGACGCCGCGAGCGGTGCCGTCGAGCACCTCGAGCTGGTGTGGGACGCCCAGCCGCTCGCCGAGCTCGACCCCGACGACTACTACGACTTCCAGGTCAACCGCCCCACCGTCTCGTTGGTCGACGGTCTGTCACGCCGGATCGACTGGCCCACCACCCGGCTGTCGCACTGCCGGCCGCCCGGCGCGGAGTTCGACCTCGTGCTCATGCACGGCATCGAGCCGAACATGCGGTGGCGGGCGTTCTGCGCCGAGCTGCTGGGTGCGATCAACGAGCTCGACGTGCAGATGGTCGTCACGCTCGGCGCACTGCTGTCGGACACGCCGCACACCCGGCCCACCTCGGTGACCGGCAGCGCGTACGACCCCGAGTCCGCCGCCCGCTACGGCATGGAGCGCTCCCGCTACGAGGGGCCGACCGGCATCGTCGGCGTGCTGCAGGACGCCTGCGTCGGCGCCGGTATCCCGGCGATCTCGTTCTGGGCGGGCGTGCCGCACTACGTGTCCCAGCCGCCGAACCCGAAGGCGACGCTGGCGCTGCTGCAGGGCGTCGAGGAGGTTCTCGACGTCCCCGTCCCGCTCGCGCAGCTGCCCGAGCAGTCCGCCGACTGGCAGAAGCTGGTCGACGAGATGGCCGCCGAGGACGAGGAGGTCGTCGAGTACATCCGCAACCTCGAGGAACGCGACGACGAGATCGACCGCACCGAGATGACCGAGGCGTCCGGCGACGCGATCGCCCGCGAGTTCGAGCGCTACCTGCGCCGACGCGACCGCGGCGGCGGGCATGCCGGCGGCGGCTCGGGCGGCCCCTCGCTCGGCCGCGACTGA